A single window of Methanoculleus oceani DNA harbors:
- a CDS encoding FKBP-type peptidyl-prolyl cis-trans isomerase, whose amino-acid sequence MRQGYVHGILLLIACVLVFCSGCTGNVGEQARVKPGDRVLVHYTGTLENGTVFDSSLGGEPLGFTVGSGAVVPGFDAGVVGMQVGEEKTLHIPADQAYGPYREDLVFAVDPAGIFGAENLTVGEPVGITLQNGQVLPGTITGISPDAVTIDANHRLAGEDLTFTVSLVEIV is encoded by the coding sequence ATGAGGCAGGGGTACGTGCATGGCATCCTGCTGCTGATCGCGTGCGTCCTCGTCTTCTGTTCGGGCTGTACCGGGAACGTCGGCGAACAGGCGCGGGTGAAGCCCGGAGATAGGGTGTTGGTCCACTATACCGGCACCTTAGAGAACGGAACGGTCTTTGACAGTTCCCTCGGCGGCGAGCCGCTCGGGTTCACCGTCGGCAGCGGTGCAGTGGTCCCGGGGTTCGACGCTGGCGTCGTCGGGATGCAGGTGGGAGAGGAAAAGACACTCCATATTCCGGCCGACCAGGCCTACGGGCCGTATCGGGAGGATCTCGTCTTTGCCGTCGACCCGGCCGGCATCTTCGGCGCCGAGAACCTGACCGTCGGAGAACCGGTCGGGATAACCCTGCAAAACGGGCAGGTGCTGCCCGGGACGATCACCGGCATCTCGCCCGATGCTGTCACCATCGATGCGAACCATCGCCTCGCGGGCGAAGACCTCACGTTCACCGTCAGCCTCGTTGAGATCGTATAG